The Lytechinus pictus isolate F3 Inbred chromosome 8, Lp3.0, whole genome shotgun sequence nucleotide sequence GCATACACCAGTGGTTCCTCAAGGGACCATACTGCACAAGCTGTTCCGGCAAATGCAAGCAATAGTGCATTTTTGGAATGACCCGTGCCCTTGGATAGAGAGACACAAATTTTGTGTGATGTTCATACGTCAATTGTCTTAGAAGTGCTGCAGTAGTCAACATACAAGTTGGGGATGTGGCAAGAAGGGTCATTTGAACAAGCCTGAGAAAATTGAGccatttttcattcatctttggTACTTTATCAGCAACAACCAGAGGAAGGATAGTAATAAGGGTCATCATTGCTGCAGATGTCTGTTTGATTCTGCCCTTATCCTTGAGGGAATTAGCATCAATTATTTCTGGACGGGCTGCACACTCCAAATAGGTGTATGGGAAagaaagaattttgaaattgagCCACTTCAAGGTGAAATACTTGGACTCTTTAACAAAATCTGTAAGCAAAAGCTTGAGCTCATATGGGACTAAGCCTTCAAGCAAAATGTGCATGGGGTCTTGTACAAAACCTGAGCAAAGTTTGAAATCAGGAATTTCAGACAGACAGCTTCTGGTGTTCACACCCCATTCCTTGCTCCAGTATGTTTTTGCTTCTTTAGATAGGGGTGATTCTAGGGCATCACATCTCCTTTTATGTTCTTCCTCATCCCTCTTCCTAAAGTTGATATCGACAAACTCTCTTTGCATTTCAACTTGTGTAGCCTCACATTCTCTGCATGCCTTGTGGGCAAATCCAACACCTTCTTTGAAGCCAGCAAGCCATTGTGCTGCAAGGGTGTCACATGGCACAATGACAAGATTTCCTTCAATGAGCACTTGCTCACCATTTATTTCAACATTGATTCCTCCACTTGAcaatgacctcactgttgtgatGAATTCATCCAACAAAGATTGAGGCCCATACTTCCTAATATCCTTTGCTTTAGCAACACCCAAAAGTTGTATGGCATGTAGTCCTGATCTCAATTCTGGGGGAATGTTTGCAAGAGTGAAGTAAAACATACTCAGTTTGTGTTTCTTTGTGTGAGAGCCAATTGGGTTGACAATTTCAATGTCATCTGTGTTGAGGATTATTTGAAGGGCTTTTGGGTTTCTGCTGAATAAGTCATTAGACTTGACGTAATTTCCATCTCCAATGTCACACATGAAACCAGAAGAACTTGCATGCCCATTGTTTACATACTTCCATATTTCTGGCACATGAAGCAAATTAACAATGCTCTCCAAAAAAGGAATCTTATACGCTGTGACATCTTTCTTCACAAGTCTGCCCTTAACAGTAACATATCGTTCACCAAGTTTAACTGCAGCTGGTGGGATGTACGACAATTCTTTCTTGTAAAATGAGTCTCTGGACCTCTTTGTTGTTAAATCATGCAAAGGTGTTGACGAGTTGGGTCTCTTGATGGAGTTTACCACTTCTGCAGAAACATTTGCATTTGATAACATGTTGCAAATTTGTGCATTATTTTTGGATAACTGTTCATAAACCACATTAACAACAGACTCAATAATCTTATTCACTGATTTTTCAGATAGATTATGTTCACATTCCAGAGCTAGTGTAAATGAAGCAGCATTCAATTTCTCAACACTAGTCTGTGACATTCTCACATCTTGATTTTCTGCAGCATGCACATCAACACCATCATTCTCCCCATCATCAGGAACGTCCTCATCTCTTTCGATACCACCATTATCAATTACATCCTTGTGCTTTCGACAAACATGAGCTTTGAATGCTCCCCATGATTTGCTTGAATACAAACAATCAGGGACACTGCAACAAACTAAAAAATTTGGATCATGCTGATGTAAACGAACCACATGAGAAACGAATTTATCATATGAATTGCAGGCAAAGCAGCACATATAACATTTGAAATTCTGCTCATCACCTGGACCAACCATTTCAGCCATTTTGCATGATGTAGAAAATGGAGCAGTCAATTTAAATTGTGACAGTGTGAGTGCAACAAGCAAcattaataattaatattttatcagCCATGAACGTACCTGAGCTAAGAATAAATATTGCCACTTCAGCAACAAAACTTAGACCTAGACCTAGGCTAGGCCTATCTCCACACTCTtccaaattcaaacaatattccAAGAAAGTCAGACTCAAAGTCAACTCAAACCCATTTTCAGTGGCAgtgattcaataaattaagAGTCTTTAACTAAGACTTTAAAGTTTTAATAGACCGATTAGACTTAATTGCTACATGATGTATGTACTTTAGTTCAGATAGACGTGTGCTTAATGAGACTAAGCTAAGTTAATTCCAATTCCTGAGAAGTTTCAGAAGCACCCCAGCGGGGCCCAGGCTATAGACTAGTCTATAGACTGCGAAGACTATCTAACGTTAGAGACTAGAGACTAGAGTAAGACCAAGCAAAAGACCTAGTCCGAGACCCGAATACGGAATAGGCCTAGACCAAGTTACTGATTAGAGTCATAGAGATCGATCTAACTTGCATGTACTGAGGCCGAGATCTGTAAAGACTAATTAGCCTACTAAGGCTAAGCCACTAACAGTTAGAACATCTCTAAGCTAGCGTTAGCTCTACTGAAATAACTACTCTCACTGGCCCGCGGCGCGGCTGACACGTAGACCTATAATGATGTAGATCTACTGTACACTGACAGCTCAaaactcaatacatttattgcTTCTCTTTACGGTTTAACATTTTAAGAATATTCGTAAAAATTATGAGTCCATGTACTATTGGTAATATTTTTGACTTGTTGATCAAATTCATAAACTTACATTAAAAGATTGACAGGATTTCCCGCAGATTacaccagggccccgttgcataaagctTTTGCCagacttatttttgccatagttTTTCTATGGCAAAAACCTTAGTTTTTTGCCAGAGTTTCAAATTCGGTCAaaatttcatggcaaaaaaactctggcaaacttttgccagagttttttaagttgccagagttttttaagaTTGAATAAACTTGAACGAGGATGAACGCCGATATCAGCCGATATCGCGATCGGTATCTGCGGCTGCTGAAAAAATCATGGAGACTCCATATAACGGTAagcttgatattttttaaatgaaatgtgttgatatttgctatttttatcattataagtCGATTAATTAGTTGCAAAAATATCTGTGTATTGTTTTGAATCCGTGCTCGCACCGTGAAAGTGAGATTCACGATTTTTTTACACGTTTGAATCGTCCCATTTTTGTGTCGCAAGCGCCTGCGGGGTCTGCCTCTCGGCCATGTCTATTGCCGCCGGAGCTTCGGCATGGTGATGTGACCGCGCTGGTCGCACTTGGTGCGCCAACAGCTGAAACCACCAACTGCATCGACACGTTTGGAAAGCTTATTTATCGTATTTCTCTTGCTATGATCACACATTCTACATTATGATTAGTATCagtaaatgaaaatttcatgttgttcaaatcaatttttcatgttagaattgaattgaatgcaaAGCCAAAGTTGCAAACTTTGGACCACCGTCACTGTCGGTCGTTACCAAGTCAGACAAGTTGAATTGAAGTTGGTTAGATTCTAGACCTACAACAACAGTTAGATCgaattttcagatctaactTTAGGCATAGAATCAACATTCTTGATCTAAGTTAACTTTTTCTGAAGAAGTTGAGACTTCAGTCAATCAGTTTGAGGGCTCCACCGTGAAGCCCCTGACTGAATGCCTGAGGCTGAGTGAGGTACATGttctattattagtattactatttaCGTAGGCCCTTAAAAAAGGTGCGTAGCTGTAGAGCTAGAGGTAGTAGAGCTAGATTAATGGTTGGCGCATAGACTCTCTTCTACCAGGTGCAGATCTAGAGCCTGTGTCTTTACTTAGTACAGTACTACAGGGCGCGAATTGGCACTAGGGCCTACAGTGCAGTGCTGCAATCCAACAATTTTGACAACTCTGAATGGTGGCTTTAATTTCTcccttaaaaatttgaaataaaatagggGGGGAGGCAGTCGTACCAATTGACCCCCTTTCCCTGGATCTGCTATAGGTGACCCCACATGAAATTGCGACATCATGATCATGAACAGTACTTAGCGTAAtgtgccaaaaattttgagggggcctgACACTGACAATGGCGTAGGGGGCAAATCTTAAAAACTGAGCAATCCAaattttttacacttttttaaatacaaaaaaaaaaaaatgtacgcCAGTGAACGTGAATCTATACAGTGGCTAGAGATTAAAAATTGGGCTCAATTTAAAGCTTGTTATAATCCAACACtctgcaatttatttcaattaattgaaattaatgatCTGATGACCACTAaagtaaaaatcttgaaaatccttcataaaaaaattcttgCAGAGAAACAAATCATATATATAATGTTATTTTGGGGCTGAATGGAGACTATGGGATTGTTGTATTAGTATTAACATGCATTACTATGTTTTTTAAGGGGCTAGAATTTTGATTTTGGTCTCAATTGCATATAACATCATTGATTATTTGTTTaagatagaaaataaaaaatgatttaaaaattgcAGTTTTGGAATTTGGATATTCTAAGTTcatataaatttgcatattatgttgAAGAAATGAACAAATCCCTTTAGGTTATTTATCATCTGAAAGGGAATTTCAATGATcaatccaaatatttttttccagtttgtaCTGAGCTAATTTTTTCTGTTAAGTTTGAATCACTGTAATAAGTCCAACAATTGGAATCAACCATCAAAATGTCCTATCCTAGTAATGGTTTAATTCACCGGCACAAACATATTagtatatattcatttgataattTATACTGAAAGTAATCTCAATGCAAATATTTGTGTGACTTTATCTAGTCTTAATTTGTGACTCTCTAATaggattatttattttctcattcaATATCTAACAGCTTAAATAGTTGAGGTATATACACTGGAGCAACTCAAGTGCATGTGTGACTTTTTGAGAAGAAACCACACAAGGCTGTTGGTTAGCAATCACCATGTAAAAGGGTAAGATATACAGCTTAATTTCAAATTAGCCAAAATTCTAATTGCTACCATTTTAAGTATTTATAGACAGGCTTATATTTTATGTTGGTAATCTCGATGCAAAGTTTCTCaaagtgaaaataatatttatgaagAAGAAGTCATTACTGCCTGATAATGTCGAACATAAAGtagttataaaatacaatttttaaaaaaggtttcgtcttcttgaatagaaagaaaaaaaattgtttcaggCATATTTGAAATGAGTAAGAATCCTCATGTTGATTATTTAATTTATacaaccccccctcccccccccaaaaaaaaatagaaaatgtacCTAATCTCACCTGGCTATGCTAGTGATTGTGTAGACCTGAATCAATAATAGTTAAGTTCATTTAATTACCTCTTGcaattctttgaaaattattattgattttgattttttttgtctttgataTGTCCATTGGAAATGATGAAATCTTATTTTCTTACAATTACAAGTTTTGATTTAGATTTTCATGGAATAAAACTGAAAGAGTACAACACATCTTTCTTATAAATTCCTGATTTGAACTCTAGTTACATTAATAGAttgcaattttaaattttgataacttacaaagtagataaataatattaattatatgccatgaaatgagatttttgtcaaataaatttAGACAATCTTGACAAAGTGCAGAGTGTCTTTTCAATTAATATATAGCATATACCTATTTTATGATTTGTTTGTGtttgcattttaaataaaggtTTGCAGAAACCAGACAGAGAGCCTGTGTGGAGATGCTATTGGCTGCCCAGGTCGGACTGCCTCCAACCTGAGGCGGTCTTGGAGTGATCTAACAAAAGAGTGAATGATTATGCTAGGAATCAGACAAAGACtggtatgtatttttatttataagagtaaagaatatattttatatgcatCAAGAAGAATTAAAGATCACTATctcttaaattttattttgttgtaattgtCATGCAACTAATCCAAaatatctataatttttttacatccaCCCATCAGAGGTGGGTCCGAGGACAGGTTTTGGGGTTGTCTGGCCATCCTGTCTTTCTTAAATTATTCTGATAAGTAAAGAACTGTTTGATTTTAAACTTTGTCCAAGAATGCATGTAGGATTGATTatactttaattattttgaGGGTATCAAGGTCACCTGAATATACATCGTTCCTGTGATAAATAAAGAACCCTTTGATGGTTCAACTTCAACTTGGCAAATATATATTTGGGAGTGACAATGATCAGGTTAGgtcaaatgtaaaaattaaCCAGAGATGGTTGGCAAATTTGtgtgtttaatatttttatcttttgatgTTGCAATGGCGGATGCATAAATTTCTAAACTTACAAATGTACCCCCATGATCCTCAACGGGTTAAGGATTGGTGTCACGGCTAAAtactaattaaaaaacaagTATTATTCTTTGTCTATTTCAGTCATTCAGTAATTAAATTGCTGCATTTGTGGAAAACTTCATAACTGAACAGTTCTGTGTGTagtgacttcaaaatttgttattgacAGATTCTTCTTTGGCCTAGATCCCCTgtgtttgtggggggggggggtaggcacagatctggggggggggtacaccccccaaaaaattgttgaaagtaCTGTGTATATATGCAAGTGATGACCAGTTTTTTGGGGGTTGTCAACATTTTCTGGACAAAAGTGCCCCTCCTTTTGGAAATTCCTGGATCTGCGCCTGGGGTGAGGCGAGTCAAAATCACCcttcatagtttttttttaagatcctCCTGCTGTGATCCCTGTTTGCATGGAGAACATTTATAATTGTGGCATTACTGCACTTTGTTAAATCTTTAGGTGGTAAAGTGAAGCCAAATATGGAGATTGTGCTGGCAGCCATGAGGGACAAGGCCAAGCATTGGGTCCATGGCCAGGAGACCGAGACTGGGGCATCTGAGCAACTGGTTAGTTTTACATAAAAGATTTATCACACAAAGTCATAACaaagttgaaaatatatatacctaaggatcatttcattaattttgctatattctttcattcattttctcgAGAAATGAGCATAATTTCGATTGAAATTTGTACAAGATGGTTCTCCCTATAGAAATAGGTAAACTGGTTTACAATGAaaaattcagattttttaaaagctaGAATAATTATCCCTAACCCATAGAATTCctatcattcattttgaattaattaaatcTGAATTTTAACGGGGATAGTTCTTCTTTCCTCATGAAAATTTCTGCAAGGAATAGTAAGTAGCTTCAACTACTATTGCCAGATTGAGGGATTTTTGTTCAGAGTTGGTAAATGATTTAAGatttccaaaatgaaataaaaatgttgaatcaTAGTaagtcaatttaaaaaaaatcaatgcggAATGGTTTGAAGATGTAATTAAAGTTaagtcaaaaattattttcttgatgtACAGCTTTCACATAAGGCAGCCTGCTTCTGGACATGGGGAAGCCAGAGGAGGAAAAGGAGGTTGAGGCGGAACCTCAAGCTGTTCCCGAGGCACCATTGACATCCAGGGTAGATGGGGTCTACCGGTAGTTGATTGTGTAGGACACCAAGATGACACCCAGCAAAAGAGAAGAGAAGGTGCTCTTCCTGTTATGACCAGCACACCAAGTACCAGGAGCATGGATCTGCAGCAAGTTCAGCAGGAGACGCTCAGAATGCAGCAAGCTATGCtgcaaacatttaaaatcatccatgttgatttttgtaattatccACAATTGTTTGCAGCAGTTTGTTAATGGAAATCAGTAGTAACATTAAACAATGCAACTttctctgcattttttttttactggaaacCTGTTGAATATTGTTTTAGAAAATGAAGTAAATCACCTTGAACTTTGGAAATTTCCGAAAGCATATATTTTAGCAAGTAATATGAAAATGAgatataccatggtcacatttggtGGCCTTACGGCTAGTCGAAATCAGTCGTTTTATGTATTACTATACAAACCACCTACATGAAGCTGGTACAAGGATGAgtaaaatggctgattttgacTCGCCATAATGCCACCGGCTGGCAAATGTGACCTAGACATAAGTTGTTGATGTCATTGTCtcataattttgaacaaaaaaatgacaaagactACATTCTTCAGGATTGAGAAAGTTAAACTTGAACTTTATTCTCATCTCAGTAGATAGAAGATAATGTTATTCATTCAATACTGCGGTAGAATTTGAACAAAtgccttgcaatgcaaaataaaaatttaggtTCTGAAATCTTGATGGGAATCCCTGTGCAAGAACAGTATTAaagtttttcaattaaattcaaagtATTATAATGGTTCATAACGAGTTCTTAATAAGTGATTgcgaataaaattattttaaatgtataattcaatgagaaataaattgtttaaaagAGGATAAATTGCGAGAGAAgagatagaaaaagaaagaaagtattaaGAAAGAGACGTCTGAGTTGTGTGATCGTAATTTAATTGAGAAAAGAAAACTGTTCTTAATAAGTGATAAGTTTTTCCCTATTCTCGCttgcaaataaaattattttaaatgtataattctatgagaaataaattgtttaaaagAGGATAAATTgcgagagaaagagatagaaaaagaatgaaagtatTAAGAAAGAGACATCTGAGTTGTGTGATCGTAACTTAATTGAGAGAAGAAAACTGTTCTTAAGTGATAAGTGTTCCCCATTCTCAATtgcaaattaaattattttaaatatataattcagaattaaattgtttaaaatggagaaagggagagagaagaggaagaaaaagaaaggagaattaTTAAGAAAGAGATGTATGATTTGTGTGACTGATATTTTAATTgacagtagaaaaaaaatgatttaaccTTTAGGTTGGCCTCCgactataaaaatacaattgcaCCATCCCTGTTGGCCcataaaggaaaatattattgattgttacataaaatattaccAAGCAAAACATTAAGTCTTATtcgcccccccctcccccccataTAATTGCCACACCTTCAACACTATGGAtctatgttttatgaaattgctCATTTGGatattttggaaatatttttaacattgccaagaaagcaacaacaacaaaaaagaacctttttgaaatattatggacaaatgtgattcaaaatcttttCCTCCACTTTTTCTAACAATATTATAATGTTTTGAATAATGGCATTGAGGAGGGGTGGTGTGATTGAATTGatgaatttaattatttgatCCTTGTCAAATAATTTggatatacatattttcatcCAATGTAAATATAATGTGTAGGCCTAGgctgtttacccccccccccccctcttccagAATAATCCCCCTCTtgctatctctctttctctctctcattgtATGTTAGATGTTCGGGGACAGTTTTGTCCCATCATTGAGGTTATCAATAATTTAGTTTTATTCCTGGCTTTTATAAAGCaaccacaaagaaaaaataaaacatctctCAGTTGTCCCCGTTCAGGGATTTTCGATGATGGCTAGTTTTTCttactttattacatgtactatGTAGACACAagtgtgaaattaaaaaaggaaTCCACACAAATTTCGGGTCACTGTACTATATAGTGTaagttttgataaatatatCAGTCGGATATTTCATTTCTCCTTTTGTTTACGTGTTCGATCGTCGTCTGTCTTGGATTGAAGCAAGTCGAGCGACGgggaagaaaaatataagtTAGGTCTGTTTTGAGTGAAAGATAGACCTCCTCCGGCATGCCCCTCCTTCTCAATCATCACCCAGTTTTTATGACCtgttaaagaaaaatgagacTGCCAAGGTGAGAAATTAAGATGTCCAATGAGCGCGTCCTAATCTTACTTTGAAGTTCCAACTTATTTTTGCAAGTGTGGGACTAGGCCGTATTGACTGCTATTCAAGTTTTCCTCGTAAAATTGAACTTGCAGTACAAGTCTGTTCAATCGTTAAAATAAAGTTAGCTCACATACTTCTGAGTATTTCAGTTGATTTAGGGTAGTATTTCTTGGTATGTCTTATAGAACTTGTAAATATTTGGATTGACAAAGATGGTTAAAT carries:
- the LOC135155218 gene encoding uncharacterized protein LOC135155218; this encodes MFYFTLANIPPELRSGLHAIQLLGVAKAKDIRKYGPQSLLDEFITTVRSLSSGGINVEINGEQVLIEGNLVIVPCDTLAAQWLAGFKEGVGFAHKACRECEATQVEMQREFVDINFRKRDEEEHKRRCDALESPLSKEAKTYWSKEWGVNTRSCLSEIPDFKLCSGFVQDPMHILLEGLVPYELKLLLTDFVKESKYFTLKWLNFKILSFPYTYLECAARPEIIDANSLKDKGRIKQTSAAMMTLITILPLVVADKVPKMNEKWLNFLRLVQMTLLATSPTCMLTTAALLRQLTYEHHTKFVSLYPRARVIPKMHYCLHLPEQLVQYGPLRNHWCMRFEAKHGFFKTKKWRCFKNLPLSISTKHQKYMCYKQHGATNGKRSESFLYAGDIVKEGDTVVFQEAFPHLVASMTDILGHEMDENFRVYGTNDVVILGRDYRCGCCLVLAYQDDMPQFGLVEGIFLFEGNTMFIVKCMHIQCFDTHVLAYILEPTREYRIVPYAKLFSKWPLSVHKHHGDICVMNKYTYTCESL